The following coding sequences are from one Beggiatoa alba B18LD window:
- a CDS encoding PD-(D/E)XK nuclease family transposase: protein MIEVAPLKFGVVFKHAFSQLNVFKSFVKDVLGIEINIDKVHTEYEYPTQIGFVKSKYDLFAEDVEKRIIVEIQHIKEEDFFDRFLYYHLISLVEQIGTYQKYQFDKTVYTIVVLTSVPRDKSVKFSCAVSDMSPIDEHGKKHDIYPHRLIFLCPRLVNEQTPIAIKAWLELIEDSLDGKLEENRFTAQKFQEILNAIHQQKIDPALLAQIKDEAAWEEVKREERKEGFEEGVQQGVQLAHLETAQKMLKKGFNLEEVAELTGLTMSELNRFIQEKP from the coding sequence ATGATAGAAGTCGCCCCATTAAAATTCGGTGTGGTATTTAAACACGCTTTTAGTCAACTTAATGTTTTTAAGAGCTTTGTTAAAGATGTGTTAGGGATAGAGATTAATATCGATAAAGTTCACACCGAGTATGAATATCCCACCCAAATCGGTTTTGTGAAAAGTAAATATGATTTATTCGCTGAGGACGTGGAAAAGCGCATTATTGTCGAAATTCAGCATATTAAAGAAGAAGACTTTTTTGATAGGTTTCTGTATTACCATTTAATCAGTTTAGTAGAGCAAATCGGGACTTATCAGAAATATCAGTTTGATAAAACGGTTTATACGATAGTTGTCTTAACCAGCGTTCCCCGTGATAAAAGCGTAAAGTTTAGTTGTGCGGTCAGTGATATGAGTCCGATAGATGAACATGGTAAAAAACATGATATTTACCCACATCGTTTAATTTTCCTTTGTCCGCGTTTAGTGAATGAACAAACGCCCATAGCGATTAAAGCATGGTTAGAGTTAATCGAGGATTCTTTAGACGGGAAGTTAGAAGAAAACCGTTTTACTGCGCAAAAATTTCAAGAAATATTGAACGCAATTCATCAGCAAAAAATTGACCCTGCGTTATTAGCGCAAATCAAAGACGAAGCTGCTTGGGAAGAAGTGAAGCGGGAGGAACGCAAAGAGGGATTTGAGGAGGGTGTGCAACAAGGCGTTCAGCTTGCACATTTAGAAACGGCTCAAAAGATGTTAAAAAAAGGATTTAACTTAGAGGAAGTTGCCGAATTAACAGGATTAACGATGTCTGAGTTAAACCGATTTATACAGGAAAAACCTTAA
- a CDS encoding PD-(D/E)XK nuclease family transposase, with amino-acid sequence MIEVAPLKFGVVFKHAFSQINVFKSFVKDVLGIEINIDKVHTEYEYPTQIGFVKSKYDLFAEDVEKRIIVEIQHIKEEDFFDRFLYYHLISLVEQIGTYQKYQFDKTVYTIVVLTSVPRDKSVKFSCAVSDMSPIDEHGKKHEIYPHRLIFLCPRLVNEQTPIAIKTWLELIEDSLDGKLEENRFTAQKFQEILNAIHQQKIDPALLAQIKDEAAWEEVKREERKEGFEEGVVRGLQQGLQEGEKRKAVETALKLLEKGFHVEDVAEITGLMLSDVKALGT; translated from the coding sequence ATGATAGAAGTCGCCCCATTAAAATTTGGTGTGGTATTTAAACACGCCTTTAGTCAAATCAATGTTTTTAAGAGCTTTGTTAAAGATGTGTTAGGGATAGAGATTAATATCGATAAAGTTCACACCGAGTATGAATATCCGACCCAAATCGGTTTTGTGAAAAGTAAATATGATTTATTCGCCGAAGATGTAGAAAAGCGCATTATTGTCGAAATTCAGCATATTAAAGAAGAAGACTTTTTTGATAGATTTCTGTATTACCATTTAATCAGTTTAGTAGAACAAATCGGGACTTATCAGAAATATCAGTTTGATAAAACGGTTTATACGATAGTTGTCTTAACCAGCGTTCCCCGTGATAAAAGCGTAAAGTTTAGTTGTGCGGTCAGTGATATGAGTCCGATAGATGAACATGGTAAGAAACATGAAATCTATCCACATCGTTTAATTTTCCTTTGCCCGCGTTTAGTGAACGAACAAACGCCCATAGCGATTAAAACATGGTTAGAGTTAATCGAGGATTCTTTAGATGGGAAGTTAGAGGAAAACCGTTTTACTGCGCAAAAATTTCAAGAAATATTGAACGCAATTCATCAGCAAAAAATTGACCCTGCGTTATTAGCGCAAATCAAAGACGAAGCTGCTTGGGAAGAAGTGAAGCGGGAGGAACGCAAAGAGGGATTTGAGGAGGGGGTTGTGCGGGGATTGCAACAGGGATTACAAGAAGGCGAAAAACGCAAAGCGGTTGAAACTGCTTTGAAGTTGTTAGAAAAAGGGTTTCATGTAGAAGATGTCGCTGAAATTACAGGGTTAATGTTGTCTGACGTAAAGGCATTAGGAACATAG
- a CDS encoding CHAT domain-containing protein, whose amino-acid sequence MKYIAYCFLLSLFCHTVLSAEAEITDFIQPYEQNARLFFQQGQYEQAVQQWQQRLNTEKLSVPQKIDILSQLAQAYQAMGLSQKAIDALQQALTLANNDKLRLTALYVGLSDLALATRQERLARDYADRSLFNIPDNASQRLRATVLNNHANVLTVEAYYTDAIDIYTQSLHNAQQADDPILSIRILINRAHAYWKNTQIPQALDSLKLAYDTLNQFPSQYTKAFNLISIGELTQRILQTQKNPDGVTLAYNSLNTALSLAEQLKDNRLQSYAKGYLGQLYERENRLADAQKLTQQAIFFAQQSHIPEILYRWQWQLGRILAKQNQINDAIPTYRQAIAQLQPIRQEIAFGYRNTTQSFRDTISPLYFELADLLLQTAKTAENKKIWLDEARDTIEKLKTVELQDYFQDECVTNSQAKQRILDTGIPHTAVIYPILLNNRIEMLLSLPDGIQQFTIPFTQNALKDEVNEFRFELETRNTTDYLPYAQRLYNWLIRPLEAELQKQAINTLVLIPDGVLRTIPLATLHDGKQFLIERYAVVTTLGLTLTDPKPIDKKQLNVLLTGLSEGVQGYPALSNINQEINILKQLYGDKANILMNREFTVANFSNALNITPYNVVHIASHGQFNSDPQKTFLLTYDGRLDMNRLEKVIRLNNLRNEPMELLTLSACQTAVGDDQAALGLASIALKAGARSALATLWSIDDQATTQLIAEFYRQLQKEGMSKAKALQNAQLFMLKQEKYRHPAFWAAFLMIGNWL is encoded by the coding sequence ATGAAATATATTGCTTATTGCTTCCTGCTATCCCTATTCTGTCACACTGTGCTATCAGCAGAAGCAGAAATTACCGATTTTATTCAACCTTATGAACAAAACGCGCGTTTATTTTTCCAACAAGGGCAATATGAACAAGCCGTACAACAATGGCAACAACGGCTTAATACCGAAAAACTATCCGTACCGCAAAAAATTGACATTCTTAGCCAACTAGCACAAGCCTATCAAGCTATGGGACTGAGCCAAAAAGCAATCGATGCATTACAACAAGCACTAACTCTTGCAAACAACGATAAACTCCGCTTAACCGCTCTTTATGTCGGACTCAGCGATTTAGCCCTAGCCACCCGTCAAGAACGCCTCGCCCGCGATTATGCCGACCGCAGTTTATTCAATATTCCTGATAACGCCTCACAACGCCTACGGGCTACCGTCCTGAATAATCACGCCAATGTCCTCACCGTTGAAGCCTACTACACCGACGCTATCGACATCTATACCCAAAGTTTGCACAACGCCCAACAAGCCGATGACCCTATCTTATCAATACGTATTCTTATCAATCGCGCCCATGCTTACTGGAAAAATACCCAAATTCCCCAAGCCTTAGACTCCTTAAAACTAGCCTATGACACCTTGAACCAATTCCCTAGCCAATACACAAAAGCCTTTAACCTCATCAGCATTGGCGAACTCACACAACGAATACTACAAACGCAAAAAAATCCCGATGGCGTGACACTCGCCTACAACAGCCTCAATACTGCATTAAGCCTTGCCGAACAACTCAAAGATAACCGCCTACAATCCTATGCAAAAGGCTATTTAGGACAACTCTACGAACGCGAAAACCGCCTTGCAGACGCGCAAAAACTCACCCAACAAGCCATTTTCTTTGCACAACAAAGCCATATTCCCGAAATTCTCTACCGCTGGCAATGGCAACTTGGGCGCATCTTAGCCAAACAAAACCAAATCAACGACGCAATCCCCACTTATCGTCAAGCCATCGCCCAACTTCAACCTATCCGTCAAGAAATCGCTTTCGGCTATCGCAATACAACCCAATCGTTCCGCGATACCATCAGCCCCCTATATTTTGAACTGGCTGATTTACTGCTACAAACGGCAAAAACGGCAGAAAATAAAAAAATTTGGCTAGATGAAGCCCGCGACACCATAGAAAAACTGAAAACCGTAGAACTACAAGACTATTTCCAAGACGAATGCGTCACCAATTCCCAAGCGAAACAACGCATCTTAGACACAGGCATTCCCCACACGGCTGTTATTTACCCCATTTTGCTCAATAACCGCATAGAAATGCTATTGAGTCTCCCCGATGGAATTCAACAATTTACTATCCCCTTTACCCAAAATGCCCTAAAAGACGAAGTGAACGAATTTCGCTTCGAACTCGAAACCCGCAACACAACGGACTATCTTCCCTATGCGCAACGCCTTTATAACTGGCTGATACGCCCCTTAGAAGCCGAACTCCAAAAACAAGCTATAAACACACTGGTACTGATTCCCGATGGCGTTTTACGCACGATTCCACTTGCTACCCTACATGACGGTAAACAATTCCTCATTGAACGCTACGCCGTCGTAACCACCCTAGGACTTACTTTAACAGACCCAAAACCCATTGATAAAAAACAACTTAACGTCTTACTAACAGGCTTATCCGAAGGCGTACAAGGCTACCCCGCATTGAGCAATATCAACCAAGAAATCAATATACTAAAACAACTTTATGGAGATAAAGCGAACATCTTAATGAATCGAGAATTCACCGTTGCCAACTTCTCCAACGCGCTCAACATTACCCCTTACAATGTCGTACACATCGCCTCACACGGGCAATTTAACAGCGACCCGCAAAAAACTTTTTTACTCACCTACGATGGACGCTTAGACATGAATCGCCTAGAAAAAGTGATTCGTCTAAATAACTTACGCAATGAACCGATGGAATTATTAACCCTGAGCGCGTGCCAAACGGCAGTCGGTGATGACCAAGCCGCTTTAGGACTCGCCAGCATTGCCTTAAAAGCAGGCGCACGCAGTGCTTTAGCAACGCTTTGGTCAATCGACGACCAAGCGACCACCCAACTTATCGCCGAATTTTATCGCCAACTCCAAAAAGAAGGCATGTCGAAAGCCAAAGCCCTACAAAACGCGCAATTATTTATGCTAAAACAAGAAAAATACCGCCATCCTGCATTTTGGGCGGCATTTCTGATGATAGGAAACTGGCTATAA
- the ureE gene encoding urease accessory protein UreE, with amino-acid sequence MLKVLERLAYPQPASLFLSLSFDLRQKSRLCTQLNDGTAVLLDLPRGQILRGGDCLKAEDGRIIEVQAALEPVTHVEIVEPLLLARVCYHLGNRHIALQITSQWLRYQPDHVLDDMLRHFGLNVRVIDAPFEPEGGAYQTGHHHHAH; translated from the coding sequence ATGTTAAAAGTTTTAGAACGTCTTGCTTATCCACAACCTGCAAGCCTATTTTTAAGTTTATCGTTTGATTTACGTCAAAAAAGCCGTTTATGTACGCAGTTAAACGATGGGACAGCGGTCTTGCTGGATTTACCCCGAGGGCAAATTTTGCGCGGGGGGGATTGTCTAAAAGCGGAAGATGGTCGGATTATTGAGGTACAAGCCGCTTTAGAACCCGTGACGCATGTTGAGATTGTTGAGCCTTTATTATTAGCGCGGGTGTGTTATCACTTGGGCAACCGCCATATTGCTTTACAAATTACATCGCAATGGCTACGTTATCAGCCTGACCATGTATTAGATGATATGTTACGACACTTCGGCTTAAATGTACGTGTCATCGATGCCCCGTTTGAACCTGAAGGCGGCGCATATCAAACAGGACATCATCATCACGCACATTAA